In the Flavobacterium sp. J372 genome, one interval contains:
- the ribB gene encoding 3,4-dihydroxy-2-butanone-4-phosphate synthase, giving the protein MLTEQRIQLNTIEEAIEDIRQGKIIIVVDDEDRENEGDFLAAADKVTPEMINFMATHGKGLICTPLTEKRCKELNLHVMVTNNTDSMETAFTVSVDLRGNGVTTGISAQDRAKTVQALINPDTKPYDLGRPGHIFPLIAKEGGVLRRTGHTEAAIDFARLAGFQPAGVICEIMNENGTMARLPELYEVARKFDLKLVSIEDLVAYRMQHDSLIQKKEDFEIETRFGVFRLRAYVQTTNKQVHIALTKGSWNNGQPVLTRINSSQVNNDILGTLTTDADKKLDDIFRRINTEGKGAVLFINQEIPPTQLMARIKELKSLQAEGVMKAPQIKMDVKDFGIGAQILHDIDISKIRLLTNSWQTKRVGMIGYGLEITEYVEY; this is encoded by the coding sequence ATGCTTACCGAACAACGCATACAACTCAACACAATAGAAGAAGCCATTGAAGACATCCGCCAGGGCAAAATAATAATTGTGGTGGATGACGAAGACCGTGAAAATGAAGGCGATTTTCTGGCTGCTGCCGATAAGGTTACACCGGAGATGATCAATTTTATGGCAACACATGGTAAGGGGCTTATATGTACACCGCTTACAGAGAAACGCTGTAAAGAGCTGAACCTGCATGTAATGGTTACCAATAATACCGACAGCATGGAAACAGCCTTTACAGTATCGGTCGACCTTAGAGGCAACGGCGTAACTACAGGCATATCGGCTCAAGACAGGGCAAAAACAGTACAGGCGCTAATTAACCCTGATACAAAGCCGTATGATCTGGGGAGGCCGGGGCATATTTTTCCGCTAATTGCAAAGGAAGGCGGTGTATTGAGGCGTACCGGCCATACAGAAGCAGCCATTGATTTTGCAAGGCTTGCGGGTTTCCAACCTGCGGGAGTGATTTGTGAGATAATGAACGAGAACGGCACTATGGCAAGGCTTCCTGAATTGTATGAAGTAGCCAGGAAGTTTGACCTGAAACTTGTTTCTATTGAAGATTTAGTGGCTTACCGCATGCAGCATGACAGCCTTATCCAGAAGAAAGAAGATTTTGAGATAGAGACAAGGTTTGGCGTTTTCAGGCTGAGGGCATACGTGCAGACCACCAACAAACAGGTGCACATAGCGCTGACTAAAGGCAGCTGGAATAATGGGCAGCCTGTACTGACACGTATTAACTCATCGCAGGTAAACAATGATATTTTAGGAACACTTACTACTGATGCAGATAAAAAGCTTGATGATATCTTCCGCAGGATAAATACTGAGGGCAAGGGCGCGGTGTTGTTTATAAACCAGGAAATACCGCCTACACAATTGATGGCACGCATTAAAGAGCTAAAATCATTACAGGCTGAAGGAGTGATGAAGGCGCCTCAAATAAAAATGGACGTAAAAGATTTTGGTATTGGCGCACAGATTTTACATGATATCGACATCTCAAAGATAAGGCTGCTTACTAATTCATGGCAGACAAAAAGGGTAGGGATGATTGGCTACGGCCTTGAAATTACCGAATATGTTGAATATTAA